From the Sphingomonas suaedae genome, one window contains:
- a CDS encoding acyl-CoA dehydrogenase C-terminal domain-containing protein, giving the protein MPRYNPPVRDTRFILDRVLKIDNYADLPGFANATPDTVTAVLEEGGRFVAEVLFPINHSGDQQGCTRHPDGSVTTPDGFKEAYQQFVESGWGTLSAPEQFGGQAMPHVVSTAFQEYMISANMAFAMYPGLTHGAIEALLAKGSPEQQEKYVPKMVSGEWGGTMNLTEPHCGTDLGLIKTRATPNADGSWSITGTKIFISSGEHDLTSNIIHLVLAKTPGAPESSKGISLFVVPKFMVNDDGTLGTRNAVTCGSIEHKMGIHANSTCVMNYDGATGWLVGEEMKGLAAMFIMMNAARLGVGLQGLGIGEVAYQNAVQYAHDRRQGRALTGAAEPEEKADTLFVHPDVRRMLMEAKAMTEGLRALCLWGGLQVDLSHKAASEEERQLADDLIGLLTPVIKGVGTDAGYRIATDSQQVYGGHGYIAEWGMEQYVRDARIAMIYEGTNGVQAMDLVGRKLAQNGGRAVQTLFRIVTEEVAAAKAEPELTHLAEALEKANGQLQAATMWFMANGMKDPNQVGAGAYSYMELMGTVAIGLMWLRMADAAVAALAEGDDEAEGGRAFYEAKLVTARFYADRIMPNAGALRRKIESGAETIMALPVEAFGV; this is encoded by the coding sequence ATGCCCCGCTACAACCCGCCCGTCCGCGACACCCGCTTCATCCTCGATCGCGTGCTAAAGATCGACAACTACGCCGACCTTCCCGGCTTCGCCAACGCGACGCCCGACACCGTCACCGCGGTGCTGGAGGAGGGCGGCAGGTTCGTCGCCGAAGTCCTGTTCCCGATCAACCATAGCGGCGACCAGCAGGGCTGCACCCGCCACCCCGACGGCTCGGTGACCACCCCCGACGGCTTCAAGGAAGCCTACCAGCAGTTCGTAGAATCCGGCTGGGGCACCCTCAGCGCGCCGGAGCAGTTCGGCGGCCAGGCCATGCCGCACGTCGTCTCCACCGCGTTCCAGGAGTATATGATCTCCGCCAACATGGCCTTCGCCATGTACCCCGGCCTGACCCACGGCGCGATCGAAGCCCTCCTCGCCAAGGGGTCGCCCGAGCAGCAGGAGAAATACGTCCCCAAGATGGTCAGCGGCGAATGGGGCGGCACGATGAACCTGACCGAACCGCATTGCGGCACCGATCTCGGCCTCATCAAGACCCGCGCCACCCCCAATGCCGACGGCAGCTGGTCGATCACGGGGACCAAGATCTTCATCTCCTCCGGCGAGCACGACCTCACCAGCAACATCATCCACCTCGTCCTCGCCAAGACCCCCGGCGCGCCGGAGAGCAGCAAGGGCATCAGCCTGTTCGTCGTCCCCAAATTCATGGTCAACGACGACGGCACCCTGGGGACACGCAACGCCGTCACCTGCGGTTCGATCGAGCACAAGATGGGCATCCACGCCAACTCGACCTGCGTCATGAACTATGACGGCGCGACCGGCTGGCTGGTGGGCGAGGAGATGAAGGGCCTCGCCGCCATGTTCATCATGATGAACGCCGCCCGCCTCGGCGTCGGGCTTCAGGGCCTCGGCATCGGCGAGGTCGCGTACCAGAACGCCGTCCAGTACGCCCACGACCGGCGTCAGGGCCGCGCGCTCACCGGCGCTGCCGAGCCGGAGGAAAAGGCCGACACCCTCTTCGTCCACCCCGATGTCCGCCGCATGCTGATGGAGGCCAAGGCGATGACCGAAGGGCTGCGCGCCCTGTGCCTGTGGGGCGGCCTCCAGGTCGACCTGTCGCACAAGGCGGCGAGCGAGGAGGAGCGTCAGCTCGCCGACGACCTGATCGGCCTGCTCACCCCCGTGATCAAGGGCGTCGGCACCGACGCCGGCTACCGCATCGCGACCGACAGCCAACAGGTATATGGCGGCCATGGCTACATCGCCGAATGGGGCATGGAGCAGTACGTCCGCGATGCCCGCATCGCGATGATCTATGAAGGCACCAACGGCGTGCAGGCGATGGATCTGGTCGGCCGCAAGCTCGCCCAGAATGGCGGCCGCGCGGTCCAGACCCTGTTCCGCATCGTCACCGAAGAGGTCGCCGCCGCCAAGGCCGAGCCCGAACTGACCCACCTCGCCGAAGCGCTCGAAAAGGCCAATGGCCAGCTTCAGGCCGCGACCATGTGGTTCATGGCCAACGGCATGAAGGACCCCAATCAGGTCGGCGCCGGCGCGTACAGCTATATGGAGCTGATGGGCACCGTCGCGATCGGCCTGATGTGGCTCCGCATGGCCGACGCCGCGGTCGCGGCACTGGCCGAAGGCGATGATGAAGCCGAAGGGGGGCGGGCGTTCTACGAAGCCAAGCTGGTCACCGCCCGCTTCTACGCCGACCGCATCATGCCCAACGCCGGCGCGCTCCGCCGCAAGATCGAAAGCGGCGCGGAGACGATCATGGCGCTGCCGGTGGAGGCGTTTGGGGTTTGA
- a CDS encoding BglII/BstYI family type II restriction endonuclease — MSEEAPDAPEAEPDIAAGPGDIGDPSEFVARYIPADILQKYEVYSYRNAALILSEAHPVEFNELMDALRAFKLTRDIIATAGGNESQIPKAVSALLRPNGWHETTIQADLLVKLLWRESGLNPKGKTVSVKMSRELTKARFLDGHKVDYVKGRVAFDLEWNSKDQTFDRDLYAMSAFSQCGVIDVGVLLTRSAALNSVFKEMGLMTKYGASTTWMGKLLYRLNAGRNGSCPVLAIGIKPECIEEAV, encoded by the coding sequence ATGAGTGAGGAAGCCCCTGACGCGCCCGAAGCGGAACCGGACATCGCCGCAGGACCGGGCGATATCGGCGACCCATCTGAATTTGTGGCGCGCTATATTCCAGCCGATATTCTCCAAAAATATGAGGTATACTCGTATCGCAACGCGGCATTGATCCTGTCCGAAGCGCATCCGGTTGAGTTCAACGAGTTGATGGATGCGTTGCGCGCATTCAAGCTCACCCGTGACATCATCGCCACCGCAGGCGGCAATGAATCGCAGATTCCCAAGGCAGTTTCCGCGTTGCTCAGACCGAATGGGTGGCACGAAACCACCATCCAGGCCGACTTGCTGGTGAAGCTCTTGTGGCGCGAGTCCGGTTTGAATCCGAAGGGCAAGACAGTCAGCGTCAAAATGAGCCGGGAGTTGACCAAGGCGCGTTTTCTGGACGGGCATAAGGTCGATTATGTGAAGGGGCGCGTCGCGTTCGACCTTGAATGGAATAGCAAGGACCAGACGTTCGATCGCGATCTCTATGCGATGAGCGCGTTCAGCCAGTGTGGCGTGATCGATGTCGGCGTGCTGTTGACACGCAGCGCCGCGTTGAACTCCGTGTTCAAGGAAATGGGTTTGATGACCAAGTATGGCGCATCGACCACGTGGATGGGCAAGCTGCTCTATCGATTAAACGCTGGGCGCAACGGGAGCTGCCCCGTGTTAGCGATCGGCATCAAACCTGAATGTATCGAGGAGGCGGTATGA
- a CDS encoding MT-A70 family methyltransferase, with translation MSIDAAQDFAKAIRGRKFATILADPPWRFTNRTGKMAPEHHRLSRYGTMSLQEICDLPVEGAAADTAHLYLWVPNALLPDGLAVMKAWGFEYKSNLVWHKIRKDGGSDGRGVGFYFRNVTELCLFGIRGKNARTLAPGRRQVNLLGTRKREHSRKPDEFYDIVEACSPGERLELFARGARPGWTAWGNQADDYEIGWETYAHNSRRDAATEWPEAAE, from the coding sequence ATGAGCATCGACGCCGCACAGGATTTTGCGAAAGCAATCCGAGGACGGAAATTCGCGACAATCTTGGCTGATCCGCCGTGGCGGTTTACCAACCGTACCGGCAAGATGGCGCCTGAGCATCATCGCCTGTCGCGATATGGCACGATGAGTCTACAAGAGATTTGCGACCTTCCGGTTGAGGGCGCTGCTGCGGACACGGCCCATTTGTACCTTTGGGTACCGAACGCGCTGCTGCCCGATGGCTTGGCGGTGATGAAGGCATGGGGCTTCGAGTATAAGTCGAACCTCGTCTGGCATAAAATCCGAAAGGATGGCGGATCAGACGGACGCGGCGTCGGCTTTTACTTTCGAAACGTAACCGAACTCTGCCTGTTTGGCATTCGCGGAAAGAATGCGCGAACGCTGGCACCGGGACGGCGGCAGGTTAACTTGCTTGGGACGCGCAAACGCGAGCACAGCCGCAAGCCGGACGAATTTTACGATATCGTTGAGGCCTGCTCGCCGGGCGAACGATTGGAACTGTTTGCTCGGGGCGCACGGCCCGGTTGGACCGCATGGGGCAATCAGGCCGACGATTATGAGATTGGCTGGGAAACCTACGCGCACAATTCGAGGCGCGATGCCGCAACTGAATGGCCTGAAGCAGCGGAATAA
- a CDS encoding FAD-dependent oxidoreductase, giving the protein MESIGGDLNTMAPRPFPGSQLDAIRAISTTRHYQPGDIVLAAGAPQDRFVLVEEGEIEVADPVTGGRLMPGTIGPGQFMGELAFLNGGPLTLTMRACAPTRTLEALRPDMLRLMSAIPEIGDHILTVFSARRRRIFEAGDSSLVVRGAERDPAVARVASFLHRNRIPFHEEADGEPQVLWSGNPIPDPTPRAVARHLGLDLKARSAELFDLIIVGAGPAGVAAAVYAGSEGLRALVIEDTAIGGQAGTSSRIENYMGFPTGISGADLTFRGQVQAMKFGTCFAMPRRVEALARRDTDFCVTLDGGEELCARAVLVATGVQYRRLPLDRLETFEGAGIYYAATEMEARLCARTEAVVVGGGNSAGQAAMYLSRVAKRVHVVVRGASLADTMSAYLRDRLEADPRITIHTHSQLKQLDGDAHLERVVFTSPSGSHDVDCRALFIMIGAAPNTGWLSGLVELDQHGFVRTGRDVGGSSSYATSCPGIFAVGDVRSGSVKRVASSVGEGSVVVSAIWTHVNAPPPGEVGIGG; this is encoded by the coding sequence ATGGAATCGATCGGCGGCGACCTCAACACCATGGCCCCACGGCCATTTCCCGGCTCCCAGCTGGACGCGATCCGAGCCATCTCCACCACCCGCCACTATCAGCCCGGCGATATCGTGTTGGCAGCCGGCGCGCCGCAGGACCGCTTCGTGCTGGTCGAGGAAGGTGAGATCGAGGTCGCCGATCCGGTCACCGGCGGTCGGCTGATGCCCGGCACGATCGGCCCCGGACAGTTCATGGGCGAACTCGCCTTTCTCAACGGCGGCCCGCTTACGCTGACCATGCGCGCCTGTGCTCCCACGCGCACGCTCGAAGCGCTGCGCCCCGACATGCTCCGCCTGATGAGCGCGATCCCCGAAATCGGCGACCATATCCTCACCGTATTCTCCGCACGCCGCCGCCGCATCTTCGAAGCCGGCGACAGCAGCCTCGTCGTGCGCGGAGCCGAGCGCGACCCCGCCGTCGCGCGCGTCGCCAGCTTCCTCCACCGCAACCGCATCCCGTTCCATGAGGAGGCGGACGGCGAACCGCAGGTCCTCTGGTCGGGCAACCCGATCCCCGATCCCACGCCCCGCGCGGTCGCCCGCCATCTCGGCCTCGACCTCAAGGCCCGCTCCGCCGAGCTGTTCGACCTTATCATCGTCGGCGCGGGCCCGGCCGGGGTCGCCGCCGCAGTCTATGCCGGGTCGGAAGGGCTGCGCGCGCTGGTAATCGAGGATACCGCGATCGGTGGACAGGCGGGCACCAGTTCGCGCATCGAAAACTATATGGGCTTTCCCACCGGCATCTCCGGCGCGGACCTGACCTTTCGCGGACAGGTTCAGGCGATGAAGTTCGGCACCTGCTTCGCCATGCCGCGCCGGGTCGAAGCGCTGGCGCGGCGCGATACCGACTTCTGCGTCACGCTCGACGGCGGCGAGGAACTTTGCGCCCGCGCGGTGCTCGTCGCCACCGGCGTGCAATATCGCCGCCTGCCGCTCGACCGGCTCGAAACGTTCGAAGGCGCCGGCATCTACTACGCCGCAACCGAGATGGAAGCACGCCTGTGCGCCCGGACCGAGGCGGTGGTCGTCGGCGGCGGCAACAGCGCGGGGCAGGCGGCCATGTACCTCTCGCGCGTCGCCAAGCGCGTCCATGTCGTGGTGCGCGGCGCCAGCCTTGCCGACACGATGAGCGCCTATCTGCGCGACCGGCTGGAGGCCGACCCGCGCATCACCATCCACACCCACAGCCAGCTCAAGCAGCTCGACGGCGACGCCCATCTCGAACGCGTCGTGTTTACTAGCCCATCGGGCAGCCACGACGTCGATTGCCGCGCATTGTTCATCATGATCGGCGCAGCGCCCAACACCGGCTGGCTCTCGGGCCTGGTCGAACTCGACCAGCACGGCTTCGTCCGCACCGGAAGGGATGTCGGCGGATCGTCCAGCTACGCCACCTCCTGCCCCGGCATCTTCGCGGTCGGCGACGTCCGCTCCGGCTCGGTCAAGCGCGTCGCCAGCAGCGTCGGCGAAGGCTCGGTGGTGGTCAGCGCGATCTGGACCCACGTCAACGCACCCCCGCCGGGCGAGGTCGGGATCGGGGGGTAA
- a CDS encoding MerR family transcriptional regulator, which yields MATKLKAVASFAPIEARPDKESFSISDLCAEFEVTARALRFYEDEGLISPERRGLQRIYSHRDRARLAWILRGKRVGFSLAEIREMIDLYDVGDERRTQHQVTLDKCRARIELLQRQKVDIDAAIAELDDFIAVLEGRATPIK from the coding sequence ATGGCAACGAAACTGAAGGCCGTGGCCAGCTTCGCCCCGATCGAAGCCCGCCCGGACAAGGAGAGCTTCTCGATCTCGGACCTGTGCGCCGAGTTCGAGGTGACCGCGCGCGCATTGCGCTTCTACGAGGATGAAGGGCTGATCAGCCCCGAGCGCCGCGGGCTCCAGCGCATCTACTCGCACCGCGACCGCGCCCGCCTCGCCTGGATCCTGCGCGGCAAGCGCGTCGGCTTCAGCCTCGCCGAGATCCGCGAGATGATCGACCTCTACGACGTCGGCGACGAACGCCGCACCCAGCATCAGGTCACGCTCGACAAATGCCGCGCGCGCATCGAGCTGCTCCAGCGGCAAAAGGTCGATATCGACGCCGCCATTGCCGAACTCGACGATTTCATCGCGGTCCTCGAAGGCCGCGCCACGCCCATCAAGTGA
- a CDS encoding DUF2975 domain-containing protein — protein sequence MLILTRRILLTLLVLNWVAVAGFVLFGGALLAMPEFMAEKLAKGFGPNGETVRLGLVGVMAVGIAAAVPAHVIFTRIIAMIDTVRAGTPFAPVNAERLRQNAWAMLALQVVDLGYGWFATQLSEATGEVMPWQFSVTGWLAVLLLFVLARVFQQGAAMQDEIEGTV from the coding sequence ATGCTCATCCTCACCCGGCGCATCCTGCTGACCCTGCTGGTCCTCAACTGGGTCGCGGTCGCGGGGTTCGTGCTGTTCGGCGGCGCGTTGCTGGCGATGCCCGAATTCATGGCCGAAAAGCTGGCCAAGGGTTTCGGCCCGAACGGCGAGACGGTCCGGCTGGGACTGGTCGGCGTGATGGCGGTGGGGATTGCGGCGGCGGTGCCGGCGCATGTGATCTTCACCCGCATCATCGCGATGATCGACACGGTGCGGGCCGGCACCCCGTTCGCGCCGGTCAATGCCGAGCGGCTGCGGCAGAACGCCTGGGCGATGCTGGCGCTGCAGGTCGTCGACCTGGGCTATGGCTGGTTCGCGACGCAACTGAGCGAAGCGACCGGCGAGGTCATGCCGTGGCAATTTTCGGTCACCGGCTGGCTCGCGGTGCTGCTGCTGTTCGTGCTGGCGCGGGTGTTTCAGCAGGGCGCGGCGATGCAGGACGAGATCGAGGGAACGGTCTGA
- a CDS encoding helix-turn-helix domain-containing protein, with protein sequence MAVRVTLDDVLHARRMTLTELAERVDITLANLSILKTGKAKAIRFSTLEAICRALECQPGDILTYDEGE encoded by the coding sequence ATGGCGGTCCGCGTGACGCTGGACGATGTGCTGCACGCGCGGCGCATGACCCTGACCGAACTGGCCGAACGGGTCGATATCACGCTCGCCAACCTGTCGATCCTGAAGACCGGCAAGGCCAAGGCGATCCGATTTTCGACGCTGGAGGCAATCTGCCGCGCGCTGGAATGCCAGCCGGGCGACATCCTGACTTATGACGAAGGGGAATGA
- the hisI gene encoding phosphoribosyl-AMP cyclohydrolase yields MTDPRDSTLDLNPNYDANGLITAVATHAATGELLMLAHMNADALARTLETGEAWFWSRSRQRLWKKGESSGHVLRVVEARIDCDQDALWLKVDPAGPACHTGEPSCFFRRIEGGKLVRG; encoded by the coding sequence ATGACCGATCCCCGTGATTCCACGCTCGACCTGAACCCGAATTACGACGCCAACGGGCTGATCACCGCCGTCGCCACGCACGCCGCGACAGGGGAACTGCTGATGCTCGCGCATATGAACGCCGATGCGCTGGCCAGGACGCTGGAGACCGGCGAAGCCTGGTTCTGGTCGCGCAGCCGCCAGCGCCTGTGGAAAAAGGGCGAGAGCAGCGGCCATGTCCTGCGCGTGGTCGAGGCGCGGATCGACTGCGATCAGGACGCTTTGTGGCTGAAAGTCGACCCCGCCGGCCCCGCCTGCCACACCGGCGAGCCCAGCTGCTTCTTCCGCCGCATTGAGGGCGGCAAGCTGGTGCGCGGGTGA
- a CDS encoding PH domain-containing protein produces MLLPEIPLNPLERGHLNAMRLTGGIFWTVAALVSIGPSFAISTGVDWFPLWAPPVVIALLGLWTVIVAVPRRWARWGWAWTGRELHVASGWLVRRHTIVPAARVQHIDVTQGPVERIFGIASLVLHTAGTANSEVDLPGITKATAEEIRDAIREQLTVDPW; encoded by the coding sequence ATGCTGCTCCCCGAAATCCCGCTCAACCCGCTCGAACGCGGTCACCTCAATGCGATGCGCCTTACCGGGGGGATCTTCTGGACCGTCGCGGCGCTGGTTTCGATCGGTCCGTCCTTCGCGATTTCGACCGGCGTGGACTGGTTCCCCCTCTGGGCGCCGCCGGTCGTCATCGCGTTGCTGGGGCTGTGGACCGTCATCGTCGCCGTGCCGCGCCGCTGGGCGCGCTGGGGCTGGGCCTGGACGGGGCGGGAACTGCACGTCGCATCGGGCTGGCTGGTCCGCCGCCACACCATCGTCCCCGCCGCGCGCGTCCAGCATATCGACGTGACGCAGGGGCCGGTCGAGCGGATCTTCGGCATCGCCAGCCTCGTGCTGCACACCGCCGGAACCGCGAACAGCGAAGTCGATCTGCCCGGCATCACAAAGGCGACTGCCGAGGAAATCCGCGACGCGATCCGCGAACAGCTCACGGTCGACCCATGGTGA
- a CDS encoding PH domain-containing protein: MVTEELPEELGDDEPRRVHPLTILIWFLKKAPQNVVGLPAIIGFTSGRGFGWILLAAGVVGALSLVWTWVNWRRFTYAVTPHELVIERGILSRTRRSIPLERIQDVGIEQGPLSRIFGLAEVRVETGGGEKDEAVLDSVSLSEAARLRGALRGAPVRRATVGLDDNGDVLPEEDALSEVFAMSPQRVLLLGLFSFSLVWIAALAGAIQFIGDAMGFGWDEATDLWRTARGEVGNRLNYSTGFGLFGVVVLLGVITGIGRTVLRDWNFTLRAGIGRFRRTRGLLTRSEVVVAMRRIQLALVQRGPLRGALGWNTLSFQTLGGSNDPSGRQVMAPLARDHEVAAIIDRAGLPPFERLPLRRVAPGHVVRAALTAMPVPVAVVAGALLLTPLAWLGLAVAVPMVAIALLQRSFHRYAVRESSLQVMRGVLLQNDWIVPVENIQVVTLSETLLQRLLGLVTVRVDTAGAGVGATPAVVDLVAEDARALARDLAGRIT, translated from the coding sequence ATGGTGACGGAGGAATTGCCCGAAGAATTGGGGGACGACGAACCCCGCCGCGTCCATCCGCTGACGATCCTCATCTGGTTCCTGAAAAAGGCGCCCCAGAATGTCGTCGGCCTGCCCGCGATCATCGGCTTCACCTCGGGCCGGGGGTTCGGCTGGATCCTGTTGGCGGCGGGGGTGGTCGGGGCGTTGAGCCTGGTGTGGACCTGGGTGAACTGGCGTCGCTTCACCTATGCGGTGACGCCGCACGAACTGGTGATCGAACGCGGCATCTTGAGCCGTACCCGCCGCTCGATCCCGCTGGAACGCATTCAGGATGTCGGGATCGAACAGGGGCCTCTGTCCCGCATCTTCGGCCTCGCCGAAGTCCGGGTCGAAACCGGGGGAGGGGAGAAGGACGAAGCGGTGCTGGACAGCGTGTCGCTGTCCGAAGCGGCAAGACTGCGCGGAGCGTTGCGCGGAGCCCCGGTCCGCCGCGCGACGGTGGGGCTGGACGACAATGGCGATGTCCTGCCGGAAGAGGACGCGCTGAGCGAAGTCTTCGCCATGTCTCCGCAGCGCGTGTTGCTGCTCGGCCTGTTCAGCTTCTCGCTGGTCTGGATCGCTGCGCTGGCCGGTGCGATCCAGTTCATCGGGGATGCGATGGGCTTCGGCTGGGACGAGGCAACCGATCTGTGGCGAACCGCACGGGGAGAGGTCGGCAACCGCTTGAATTATTCCACCGGCTTCGGCCTGTTCGGGGTGGTGGTGCTGCTCGGGGTCATTACCGGCATCGGCCGCACGGTGTTGCGCGACTGGAATTTCACGCTGCGCGCCGGGATCGGCAGGTTCCGCCGCACCAGAGGGTTGCTGACCCGCAGCGAGGTGGTGGTGGCGATGCGCCGTATCCAGCTTGCTTTGGTCCAGCGCGGCCCGTTGCGCGGCGCATTGGGCTGGAATACGCTGAGTTTCCAGACGCTTGGCGGCAGCAACGATCCCAGCGGTCGTCAGGTCATGGCCCCGCTGGCCCGCGACCATGAAGTCGCCGCGATCATCGACCGGGCGGGCCTGCCCCCCTTCGAAAGGCTCCCCCTCCGCCGCGTCGCCCCCGGCCATGTGGTCCGCGCCGCCCTCACCGCCATGCCCGTTCCGGTGGCGGTGGTCGCCGGGGCGCTGCTGCTGACCCCACTGGCCTGGCTCGGCCTCGCCGTCGCAGTGCCGATGGTCGCCATCGCCCTGCTCCAGCGCAGCTTCCACCGCTACGCCGTCCGCGAATCGAGCCTGCAAGTGATGCGCGGCGTCCTGCTCCAGAATGACTGGATCGTCCCGGTCGAAAATATCCAGGTCGTCACCTTGTCCGAAACGCTGCTTCAGCGTCTGCTGGGCCTGGTGACGGTCCGTGTCGACACCGCCGGAGCCGGCGTCGGAGCCACTCCCGCCGTCGTCGACCTCGTCGCCGAAGACGCCCGAGCCCTGGCCCGCGACCTCGCCGGGCGGATTACTTAG
- a CDS encoding RNA polymerase sigma factor produces the protein MQRDDSQHASRLADELLVVRCQLGERDAFDALVRRWAGPISGYAGRVTGDADGAAELTQDVWLRVVRGIGRIEDTSRFRSWLFGIAHRAFADQLRRKYRAAMPLPAEDDVDAGESEAAFDVEAVERGLARLAPVEREILTLFYLEELAIDEVATALSIPTGTVKSRLHRARKQLRRALESHGDTQ, from the coding sequence ATGCAGCGGGACGATAGCCAACACGCGTCAAGACTCGCCGACGAGCTGCTGGTCGTCCGCTGCCAGCTCGGCGAGCGCGATGCGTTCGATGCGCTGGTGCGGCGATGGGCCGGGCCGATCAGCGGCTATGCCGGGCGTGTGACCGGCGACGCCGACGGCGCCGCCGAGCTGACGCAGGACGTCTGGCTGCGCGTGGTGCGCGGGATCGGGCGGATCGAGGACACAAGCCGGTTCCGGTCGTGGCTGTTCGGCATCGCCCATCGCGCCTTTGCCGACCAGCTGCGCCGCAAATACCGCGCCGCGATGCCGCTGCCCGCCGAGGACGATGTCGACGCGGGCGAGAGTGAGGCGGCGTTCGACGTCGAAGCGGTCGAGCGCGGGCTGGCGCGACTGGCGCCGGTCGAACGCGAGATCCTGACGCTCTTCTACCTGGAGGAACTGGCGATCGACGAGGTCGCCACCGCGCTGTCGATCCCGACCGGAACCGTCAAGTCACGGCTGCACCGCGCCCGCAAGCAATTGCGGCGCGCGCTTGAATCGCATGGAGACACCCAATGA
- a CDS encoding alpha/beta fold hydrolase produces the protein MIRLLLTGLALLASAATASAALIAPQLGEARTERLVAPDGRAMAVERGFVRVPERRHRAAPEGVIELAVMRLRWADAPSRIVNMVLAGGPGDSGTGLLRGLSAARAAGLLDLMGGDVIAFDQRGSGRSRPSLALPERVPLPLEAEGSPALWLPVMADAARAAARQFAARGVRLASYTSAENADDVDAVRRAFGYATMHLWGRSYGSHLALATVRRHPGSVARLILVSPEGPDHTYKLPAQTDVVIARIAERAGTPELPATMRTVITRLLREPVTVEVAGPDGAAQRVTIGAFDVQWLTAQALGDPRTLATLPAAYREMAGGDFRRMGAVALAARSQWRLGSGMKYMMDLASHGSPARLRRIERQARTALLGNAINFPLMALRDAWPAVDLGAAYRKRVRSAVPTLILVGDLDARTPVENAREIARGLSHAQIVVVENAAHQFDLFGNAVLQPILREFVAGRAVTTQRVRVREIGFQR, from the coding sequence ATGATCCGCCTGCTGCTGACCGGGCTGGCGCTGCTGGCCAGCGCGGCCACCGCCAGCGCCGCGCTGATCGCGCCGCAACTGGGCGAAGCGCGGACCGAGCGACTGGTTGCCCCCGACGGGCGAGCGATGGCGGTCGAGCGCGGGTTTGTGCGTGTCCCCGAGCGCCGCCACCGCGCTGCGCCGGAAGGGGTGATCGAACTGGCGGTGATGCGGCTGCGCTGGGCGGACGCACCGAGCCGGATCGTCAATATGGTGCTGGCGGGCGGACCGGGCGATTCCGGCACCGGGTTGCTGAGGGGCCTCTCCGCCGCACGCGCGGCGGGGTTGCTCGACCTGATGGGCGGAGACGTGATCGCGTTCGACCAGCGCGGGAGCGGGCGGTCGCGGCCGAGCCTTGCCCTGCCCGAGCGCGTACCGCTGCCGCTGGAGGCCGAGGGCTCCCCTGCCCTGTGGTTGCCGGTGATGGCGGATGCGGCGCGCGCGGCAGCGCGGCAGTTCGCGGCGCGCGGGGTGCGGCTGGCATCCTATACCAGCGCGGAGAATGCCGATGATGTCGACGCGGTGCGACGCGCGTTCGGCTATGCGACGATGCATCTGTGGGGGCGCAGCTATGGATCGCACCTCGCGCTGGCGACGGTGCGGCGGCATCCGGGCAGCGTCGCGCGGCTGATTCTGGTCAGTCCCGAAGGTCCCGATCATACCTACAAGCTGCCCGCGCAGACCGATGTGGTGATTGCGCGCATCGCCGAGCGAGCGGGAACGCCGGAGCTGCCCGCGACGATGCGGACGGTGATTACGCGGTTGCTGCGCGAACCGGTGACGGTCGAGGTGGCGGGGCCGGACGGCGCGGCGCAGCGCGTCACCATCGGCGCGTTCGACGTGCAGTGGCTGACCGCGCAGGCGCTGGGCGATCCGCGCACGCTCGCCACCCTGCCTGCCGCCTATCGCGAAATGGCAGGGGGGGATTTTCGCCGCATGGGCGCGGTGGCGCTGGCGGCGCGCAGCCAGTGGCGGCTGGGGTCGGGGATGAAATACATGATGGACCTCGCCTCGCATGGCAGCCCGGCGCGGTTGCGGCGGATCGAGCGGCAGGCGCGGACCGCGCTGCTCGGCAATGCGATCAACTTTCCGCTGATGGCGCTGCGCGATGCCTGGCCCGCCGTCGATCTGGGTGCGGCCTATCGCAAGCGGGTGCGCAGTGCGGTGCCAACGCTGATCCTGGTCGGCGACCTAGACGCGCGCACGCCGGTGGAGAATGCGCGAGAGATCGCGCGCGGGCTTTCGCATGCGCAGATCGTCGTGGTGGAGAATGCCGCGCACCAGTTCGACCTGTTCGGGAATGCTGTTCTGCAGCCGATATTGCGGGAGTTTGTTGCGGGTCGGGCGGTAACGACGCAGCGGGTGCGGGTGCGGGAGATCGGGTTTCAGCGGTGA